A single region of the Salvia splendens isolate huo1 chromosome 18, SspV2, whole genome shotgun sequence genome encodes:
- the LOC121776484 gene encoding heavy metal-associated isoprenylated plant protein 23-like encodes MGVSGTLEYISEMIRSSKKHKRKKQLQTVKLKVRMDCDGCELKVKNALSSLSGVKSVEINRKQQKVTVTGYVEQGKVLKKAKSTGKKAEIWPYVPYNLVAQPYAPQAYDKKAPPGFVRKVEYSAGAVKLDDPYMAMFSDDNPNACSLM; translated from the exons atgggtgTATCAGGAACATTAGAATACATTTCAGAGATGATAAGAAGCAGCAAAAAACACAAAAGGAAGAAGCAATTACAAACTGTAAAACTCAAGGTTAGAATGGACTGTGATGGCTGTGAGCTCAAAGTCAAGAATGCCTTATCTTCTCTCTCTG GAGTGAAGTCTGTGGAGATAAATAGGAAGCAACAAAAGGTGACGGTGACGGGGTACGTAGAGCAAGGCAAGGTGCTCAAGAAGGCGAAATCGACAGGAAAGAAGGCGGAGATTTGGCCGTATGTGCCATATAATCTGGTGGCGCAGCCTTACGCGCCCCAAGCTTACGACAAGAAGGCGCCCCCGGGCTTCGTTAGAAAAGTCGAGTACTCAGCGGGGGCCGTGAAGTTGGACGATCCCTACATGGCTATGTTTAGCGACGACAATCCAAATGCATGCTCCCTCATGTAG
- the LOC121776438 gene encoding protein NEN4-like, protein MAAPKTPTEIVFFDLETTVPQKSGQRFWVKEFGAIVVCPRKLVELESYCTLIRPGDLSAVGARPARPDGITRKEASAAPPFAEVADEIFKILDGRIWAGHNIQRFDCVRIKEMFGDIDKPAPSPAGIIDSLGVLREKFGRRAGNMKMATLADYFGLGEQKHRSLDDVRMNLEVLKHCATVLFLESCLPPSALNWQWQTNSHNVTTRSKSLLQSSSPTSMNIKGSEKASRKSPPSTSAGYQRAVPYARESIGKMTARVKNVICSNLLKHSQSLIR, encoded by the exons atggcagCTCCAAAGACACCCACAGAGATCGTGTTCTTCGACTTAGAGACGACGGTGCCGCAGAAATCCGGCCAGAGGTTCTGGGTGAAGGAGTTCGGCGCCATCGTCGTCTGCCCTCGCAAGCTCGTGGAGCTCGAGAGCTACTGCACCCTCATCAGGCCGGGCGATCTGTCGGCCGTGGGGGCCCGCCCGGCCCGGCCCGATGGGATCACGCGGAAAGAGGCCTCTGCGGCGCCGCCTTTCGCCGAGGTGGCCGACGAGATATTCAAGATTCTGGATGGGAGAATCTGGGCTGGGCATAACATTCAGAGATTCGATTGTGTTAGGATCAAAGAGATGTTTGGTGATATTGATAAACCTGCGCCTTCACCTGCTGGAATCATTGATTCTTTGGGAGTTTTGAGGGAGAAGTTTGGGAGAAGAGCTGGGAATATGaag ATGGCGACCTTGGCTGATTATTTCGGTCTTGGCGAGCAGAAGCACAG GAGCTTGGATGATGTAAGAATGAACTTGGAGGTGTTGAAGCATTGTGCCACCGTGTTATTTCTG GAATCGTGTCTTCCTCCAAGTGCATTGAATTGGCAATGGCAGACAAACAGCCATAATGTCACAACAAGAAGTAAATCTTTATTG CAATCGTCTAGCCCAACTAGTATGAATATAAAGGGTTCAGAAAAAGCGAGTAGAAAATCGCCTCCATCAACTTCTGCAGGATATCAGAGGGCTGTACCTTATGCTAGAGAAAGTATTGGAAAG ATGACTGCTAGAGTGAAAAATGTAATATGCAGCAATCTATTGAAGCATTCGCAATCATTGATTAGATGA
- the LOC121777024 gene encoding agamous-like MADS-box protein AGL66 yields the protein MGRSKLPIKKIENTTNLQVTFSKRRYGLIKKAYEIAVLCDIDLTLIMLSPSGRLSHFSGRKRVEDVIYRYINLSDRDRGGIIANREQIVNTLTKIKTEKDLAMQSAATPGSDTEEIQKEIQILQREVTETQKELRVFEPDLDMFTSVGDFALCEVRLKEALRRVMQRKRNLMNKVGQQSSYQDTIQQINTVVQYITEAHTNGAKPLLENDDDHGMELANIEHIIFGLDACSATLRKQSSPTMYESVSQTSGNENAQTVEGCSNNVVNNDAFQQFHSSKNHYTSLLQPENSAHFKDVLEGSNETLAGLDEHSMFLPSSELHL from the exons atgggacgaagcaagctccccATCAAGAAAATAGAGAATACCACCAATCTCCAAGTCACTTTCTCCAAACGTCGATACGGTTTAATTAAAAAGGCCTATGAAATTGCAGTTTTATGTGATATTGATCTCACTTTAATCATGCTCTCCCCTTCCGGCCGTCTCAGCCATTTTTCCGGTAGGAAAAG AGTTGAGGATGTGATATATCGTTACATTAATCTCTCCGATCGTGATAGAGGAGG GATTATTGCAAATAGAGAG CAAATAGTGAATACGTTAACgaaaataaaaactgaaaagGATCTAGCTATGCAaag TGCCGCAACTCCTGGCTCTGATACTGAG GAAATACAAAAAGAGATTCAAATTTTGCAAAGAGAAGTCACGGAAACTCAGAAAGAACTTAG AGTGTTCGAGCCAGATTTGGACATGTTTACGAGTGTAGGAGACTTCGCACTCTGCGAAGTGAGGCTCAAGGAAGCCCTACGCCGTGTAATGCAAAGAAAG AGGAATCTCATGAACAAAGTAGGCCAACAATCAAGTTACCAAGACACCATACAG CAAATAAATACAGTTGTACAATATATAACCGAAGCACATACAAATGGAGCGAAGCCCTTGTTGGAGAACGACGACGATCATGGAATGGAGCTTGCCAATATTGAGCACATTATTTTCGGGTTGGATGCATGTTCCGCTACTCTAAG GAAGCAATCATCGCCAACGATGTATGAGTCCGTTTCTCAGACAAGTGGAAACGAGAATGCACAAACCGTAGAAGGATGTTCGAACAATGTTGTGAACAATGATGCTTTTCAACAGTTCCATTCCTCGAAGAACCATTACACTTCTTTACTGCAGCCAGAGAACTCCGCTCATTTCAAG GACGTACTAGAAGGTTCGAACGAAACCCTAGCCGGACTAGACGAACATAGTATGTTCTTACCATCAAGTGAACTTCATCTATAA